The Mytilus galloprovincialis chromosome 2, xbMytGall1.hap1.1, whole genome shotgun sequence genome has a window encoding:
- the LOC143061971 gene encoding uncharacterized protein LOC143061971, which yields MQKNITFVNFVRAGEKKDNQAEGLGILGPASDWQMTADIHQRMSFPAEIAATLLRPDIVIWSQGTRQAVLLELAVPWEDRIEEAYERKMAKYQQLVEDCKQRGWRTWCMAIEVGCRGFAGQSMWRALRTLGVVGAERKKLITEVCREAEVASQWIWRKRDEVWKSAK from the coding sequence ATGCAGAAGAACAtcacatttgtaaattttgtgaGGGCTGGAGAAAAGAAAGACAACCAGGCAGAAGGTTTAGGGATACTTGGACCAGCATCAGACTGGCAGATGACAGCAGACATACATCAACGCATGAGTTTCCCAGCAGAAATAGCAGCAACATTGCTAAGACCAGATATAGTTATTTGGTCACAGGGAACTAGGCAGGCGGTATTGCTGGAACTAGCAGTCCCATGGGAAGACAGAATAGAGGAAGCTTATGAAAGAAAGATGGCAAAATACCAGCAGCTAGTAGAGGATTGCAAACAGCGGGGATGGAGGACGTGGTGTATGGCAATAGAAGTCGGATGCAGGGGCTTTGCAGGACAGTCAATGTGGCGGGCACTCAGGACCTTGGGAGTGGTAGGAGCAGAGAGGAAGAAACTGATTACAGAAGTGTGTAGAGAAGCAGAAGTGGCATCACAGTGGATTTGGAGGAAAAGAGACGAAGTGTGGAAAAGTGCAAAGTGA
- the LOC143062699 gene encoding uncharacterized protein LOC143062699 isoform X1, which yields MLDLGFVKKDFTSLIGNVHPWMLSHFVMWLDIKVAEYKVYGHMVLDDTANDTPQWLRGNKSSDVTSIEKSHENEESRSHSEGSSGRPIQSFVEDSPSPAKQTRLNTSSSSLNQTCDHGSFPQSHQTPQRQISPYSHTHQSLPTLVKHSPMYRKEKQTSAEPSSENKTLSCDNESRLAHYRTKQFMDMIEERDFTQGLRNTQVSQIQLQERWSHEIEKSVNKSGVIKDRSLSSQSSFDPVQASKHDFQTETLSRSTIVLNEPTEYIKELQKRLSYAGSQEVLGKNPGNISSESTIQEIIKIELSSDEESQTGNPESQQGEITSLDTGQTETNLDSCMGFDPNDHLLQETNLKELADDNIPVPVSLYSNDVRPVNQINAGSGMEEEASWKSKKWEYFEKLRKSRGSSYMGARVHSQSLQTVLPFPDPFPLENLPYGARAKEMINTGIVSRPGKMQFLDTIFNEVVKYTGLYPTPQQKVEVAKAIVTTFPKLDQKTNPGQASSLDSWGTVLSDKYRNERRLLNHGQFYRKPINYVSPWKKRQKLSQRHTYTRARHSEETPEIQEFQEEAQNLNLELPDDELSNAISEQLQTLVSRTMGDNSVMDVDIKTEPVIMIEPGGQ from the exons ATGTTAGATTTAGGATTTGTAAAGAAAGATTTTACATCTTTGATTGGAAATGTTCATCCATGGATGCTGAGTCATTTTGTAATGTGGTTGGATATAAAAGTTGCAGAGTACAAAGTGTATGGCCATATGGTTCTag ATGATACTGCCAATGACACCCCACAATGGTTGAGAGGTAACAAGTCATCTGATGTAACGAGTATTGAGAAGTCCCATGAAAATGAGGAGTCAAGGTCACATTCGGAAG GATCTTCAGGTAGACCAATTCAATCATTTGTGGAAGATTCGCCTTCACCTGCCAAGCAGACTAGATTGaatacatcatcatcatcactTAATCAGACATGTGATCATGGTAGTTTTCCTCAGTCTCACCAAACACCACAAAGACAAATATCACCATATTCACACACACACCAAAGTTTGCCTACATTAGTAAAACATTCTCCAATGTATAGGAAGGAAAAACAAACTTCAGCTGAGCCTTCTAGTGAAAATAAAACGCTATCATGTGACAATGAAAGTAGACTTGCACATTATAGAACAAAACAATTCATGGACATGATTGAAGAGAGGGACTTCACACAGGGACTTAGAAATACACAGGTTTCCCAGATACAACTTCAGGAAAGATGGtcacatgaaattgaaaaaagtgtCAACAAATCTGGAGTCATTAAGGACAGAAGTTTATCAAGTCAGTCAAGTTTTGATCCGGTTCAAGCTTCGAAACATGACTTCCAGACAGAGACCTTATCTAGAAGTACTATAGTTCTAAATGAACCAACAGAATACATCAAGGAGCTCCAGAAAAGACTCTCTTATGCAGGTTCTCAGGAG gTACTTGGGAAGAATCCTGGAAATATTTCATCAGAATCTACTATTCAAGAGATAATAAAAATAGAATTATCGTCAGACGAGGAATCTCAAACAGGAAATCCAGAAAGTCAACAAGGGGAAATAACTAGCTTAGATACTGGACAGACTGAAACTAATTTAGATAGCTGCATGGGATTTGATCCAAATGACCATTTATTACAGGAAACTA atttaaaGGAATTAGCAGATGACAATATTCCAGTACCTGTATCATTATACTCAAATGATGTAAGACCAGTAAATCAAATAAATG CTGGTTCAGGGATGGAAGAAGAGGCTTCTTGGAAAAGTAAAAAATgggaatattttgaaaaattacgGAAATCTAGAGGTTCAAGTTATATGGGTGCGAGAGTTCACTCTCAGTCGTTACAAACTGTATTACCTTTTCCTGATCCATTCCCATTGGAAAATCTGCCATATGGAGCCAGGGCAAAAGAAATGATTAATACTGGAATAGTCAGCAGGCCAGGGAAAATGCAATTTCTAGACACAATCTTTAATGAAGTTGTTAAATACACAGGATT ATATCCAACCCCACAACAAAAAGTAGAAGTTGCTAAAGCCATAGTGACTACTTTTCCAAAGCTTGAccagaaaacaaatccaggtcaaGCATCATCTCTT GATTCCTGGGGTACAGTCCTCAGTGACAAATACAGAAATGAAAGACGACTCCTGAATCATGGTCAGTTTTATAGAAAACCTATAAACTATGTAAGTCCTTGGAAAAAACGACAGAAATTGTCTCAGAGACATACTTATACTCGAGCAAGACATTCAGAAGAAACACCAGAGATCCAGGAATTTCAAGAAGAGGCTCAGAATCTAAATTTAGAACTTCCAGATGATGAACTATCAAATGCCATAAGTGAACAGTTGCAAACGTTAGTTTCTAGAactatgggagataactctgtaatggATGTAGACATTAAGACAGAACCAGTTATTATGATAGAACCAGGaggtcaataa
- the LOC143062699 gene encoding uncharacterized protein LOC143062699 isoform X2: protein MLDLGFVKKDFTSLIGNVHPWMLSHFVMWLDIKVAEYKVYGHMVLDDTANDTPQWLRGNKSSDVTSIEKSHENEESRSHSEGSSGRPIQSFVEDSPSPAKQTRLNTSSSSLNQTCDHGSFPQSHQTPQRQISPYSHTHQSLPTLVKHSPMYRKEKQTSAEPSSENKTLSCDNESRLAHYRTKQFMDMIEERDFTQGLRNTQVSQIQLQERWSHEIEKSVNKSGVIKDRSLSSQSSFDPVQASKHDFQTETLSRSTIVLNEPTEYIKELQKRLSYAGSQEVLGKNPGNISSESTIQEIIKIELSSDEESQTGNPESQQGEITSLDTGQTETNLDSCMGFDPNDHLLQETNLKELADDNIPVPVSLYSNDVRPVNQINAGSGMEEEASWKSKKWEYFEKLRKSRGSSYMGARVHSQSLQTVLPFPDPFPLENLPYGARAKEMINTGIVSRPGKMQFLDTIFNEVVKYTGLYPTPQQKVEVAKAIVTTFPKLDQKTNPGQASSLDQWLNVLNDKFRNERRMLHHGPYLSRQRIPGVQSSVTNTEMKDDS from the exons ATGTTAGATTTAGGATTTGTAAAGAAAGATTTTACATCTTTGATTGGAAATGTTCATCCATGGATGCTGAGTCATTTTGTAATGTGGTTGGATATAAAAGTTGCAGAGTACAAAGTGTATGGCCATATGGTTCTag ATGATACTGCCAATGACACCCCACAATGGTTGAGAGGTAACAAGTCATCTGATGTAACGAGTATTGAGAAGTCCCATGAAAATGAGGAGTCAAGGTCACATTCGGAAG GATCTTCAGGTAGACCAATTCAATCATTTGTGGAAGATTCGCCTTCACCTGCCAAGCAGACTAGATTGaatacatcatcatcatcactTAATCAGACATGTGATCATGGTAGTTTTCCTCAGTCTCACCAAACACCACAAAGACAAATATCACCATATTCACACACACACCAAAGTTTGCCTACATTAGTAAAACATTCTCCAATGTATAGGAAGGAAAAACAAACTTCAGCTGAGCCTTCTAGTGAAAATAAAACGCTATCATGTGACAATGAAAGTAGACTTGCACATTATAGAACAAAACAATTCATGGACATGATTGAAGAGAGGGACTTCACACAGGGACTTAGAAATACACAGGTTTCCCAGATACAACTTCAGGAAAGATGGtcacatgaaattgaaaaaagtgtCAACAAATCTGGAGTCATTAAGGACAGAAGTTTATCAAGTCAGTCAAGTTTTGATCCGGTTCAAGCTTCGAAACATGACTTCCAGACAGAGACCTTATCTAGAAGTACTATAGTTCTAAATGAACCAACAGAATACATCAAGGAGCTCCAGAAAAGACTCTCTTATGCAGGTTCTCAGGAG gTACTTGGGAAGAATCCTGGAAATATTTCATCAGAATCTACTATTCAAGAGATAATAAAAATAGAATTATCGTCAGACGAGGAATCTCAAACAGGAAATCCAGAAAGTCAACAAGGGGAAATAACTAGCTTAGATACTGGACAGACTGAAACTAATTTAGATAGCTGCATGGGATTTGATCCAAATGACCATTTATTACAGGAAACTA atttaaaGGAATTAGCAGATGACAATATTCCAGTACCTGTATCATTATACTCAAATGATGTAAGACCAGTAAATCAAATAAATG CTGGTTCAGGGATGGAAGAAGAGGCTTCTTGGAAAAGTAAAAAATgggaatattttgaaaaattacgGAAATCTAGAGGTTCAAGTTATATGGGTGCGAGAGTTCACTCTCAGTCGTTACAAACTGTATTACCTTTTCCTGATCCATTCCCATTGGAAAATCTGCCATATGGAGCCAGGGCAAAAGAAATGATTAATACTGGAATAGTCAGCAGGCCAGGGAAAATGCAATTTCTAGACACAATCTTTAATGAAGTTGTTAAATACACAGGATT ATATCCAACCCCACAACAAAAAGTAGAAGTTGCTAAAGCCATAGTGACTACTTTTCCAAAGCTTGAccagaaaacaaatccaggtcaaGCATCATCTCTT gacCAGTGGTTAAATGTATTAAATGATAAATTCAGAAATGAACGGAGAATGTTGCACCATGGTCCATATCTGAGTAGGCAAAG GATTCCTGGGGTACAGTCCTCAGTGACAAATACAGAAATGAAAGACGACTCCTGA